A section of the Nitrospira sp. genome encodes:
- a CDS encoding endonuclease/exonuclease/phosphatase family protein, whose protein sequence is MNPCRRWLLVFWFGVWTTACSSAPTFFGERAESPLASASPPATLRFLTFNALHGLATGRVSVALGETPEQNRRRFQLFIKQLELERPDVVFLQEVNPLPDRAQYYVEALEALGLHYRVVYQVDACGVRFSGDRALFPDLNNGLAILAKEELELKKIVGLQLSGDVGNCRSNSGFQLGELRYGLIAEIGLPGSKGRYLLASTHLHSGFETGGQFMELLSALHRDGRFREYPSFKWAVDQTRLRRISELNVLIRTLNRFKRQQGYEGIVIAGDLNFERDFPEYRELELLRFKDTALLGLQINELFTADPTRNAWIRQDAEAPIPPLLMSAIAAEDSAVQEQIIAAYRAEMVRPRRIDYIFVDTIFPRYCLRQTLFGLETDDKGFPASDHYGILNTYSLQTADQVCAPES, encoded by the coding sequence GTGAATCCCTGTCGGCGATGGCTACTCGTCTTCTGGTTCGGCGTATGGACGACCGCCTGCTCGTCCGCACCGACGTTCTTCGGAGAGAGGGCCGAGTCCCCTCTGGCCTCCGCGTCTCCTCCCGCCACGCTGAGGTTCCTGACCTTCAACGCCCTGCATGGGTTGGCGACGGGCCGGGTCAGCGTCGCGCTCGGTGAAACCCCTGAACAAAACAGACGAAGGTTCCAGCTGTTCATCAAGCAGCTCGAATTGGAGCGACCGGACGTGGTGTTCTTGCAGGAGGTCAATCCGCTGCCCGACAGGGCCCAGTACTACGTGGAGGCCTTGGAGGCTCTGGGGCTTCATTATCGGGTGGTGTATCAGGTTGATGCGTGCGGCGTCCGGTTCTCGGGCGACAGGGCGCTGTTCCCGGATCTCAATAACGGACTAGCCATCCTCGCCAAGGAAGAGTTGGAGCTGAAGAAAATCGTGGGACTCCAACTCAGCGGCGATGTGGGTAACTGCCGGAGCAATTCGGGCTTTCAACTGGGGGAGCTGCGATACGGCCTCATTGCCGAGATCGGCTTGCCCGGCAGCAAAGGGCGCTACTTGCTGGCCAGCACCCATCTGCATTCCGGATTCGAAACCGGCGGGCAGTTCATGGAGCTGCTGTCCGCGCTCCACCGGGACGGACGGTTTCGCGAGTATCCGTCGTTCAAATGGGCGGTCGATCAGACGCGTTTGCGGAGGATCAGCGAGCTGAACGTCTTGATTCGCACGCTGAACAGGTTCAAGCGGCAACAGGGATACGAGGGGATCGTCATCGCCGGAGACTTGAATTTCGAGCGGGATTTTCCCGAGTACCGGGAACTGGAACTCTTGAGGTTCAAAGACACGGCATTGTTGGGACTGCAGATCAACGAACTGTTTACAGCCGATCCGACCAGGAACGCCTGGATACGCCAGGATGCGGAGGCGCCCATCCCGCCGCTGCTGATGAGCGCCATCGCCGCTGAAGACTCGGCCGTGCAGGAGCAGATCATCGCCGCCTATCGAGCGGAGATGGTCCGGCCCCGCCGGATCGATTACATTTTCGTGGATACCATCTTTCCCCGCTACTGCCTGCGGCAAACCCTCTTCGGTCTGGAGACGGACGACAAGGGATTTCCGGCCTCCGATCACTACGGGATCCTGAATACTTATTCGCTCCAGACGGCCGACCAGGTCTGTGCTCCAGAATCCTGA
- the rseP gene encoding RIP metalloprotease RseP, whose amino-acid sequence MALTWAPDSVWLLLQKAWWFLVVLGVLVAFHELGHFLAARWVGVKVLKFSLGFGPKIFGRQMGETEYLVSAIPLGGYVKLFGEDEAEAITPEDRRRSFAHQGLWGKVLIVAAGPGFNFILAYLIFAGWLATGSPLFVPTFKDLSADVEAMVPGSPAAQAGMQIGDRITKVNGRDISTRTELFDAVAKGNGQALSLEILRDGQAKTISVAPTKAPPQSSQTEEAVYSLGIEETPALVTSVMHGSPAAQAGLQAGDRVVSIDGRPIYTWSQMTGMVKDHPNQSLQLEVLRDSRRMPLTVTPSAEQTTVNGRQVEVGKIGISGPGRSVMRSSNPLLSLYDGLLATWGWTELTAVGLYKMVIGDISSKNIGGPLTIANISGEAASQGVSSVIFLIAILSINLGVLNLLPIPILDGGHLLFFLIEGILRKPLGERQREVAQQVGLVLLVGVMIFAFWNDLERIFFSH is encoded by the coding sequence ATGGCGTTGACTTGGGCTCCCGACAGCGTCTGGCTCCTGCTCCAGAAGGCTTGGTGGTTTCTCGTCGTCCTGGGGGTCCTGGTGGCCTTTCATGAACTCGGCCATTTTCTGGCCGCCCGCTGGGTCGGGGTCAAAGTGCTCAAGTTTTCGCTCGGATTCGGCCCGAAGATCTTCGGCCGGCAGATGGGTGAGACCGAATACCTCGTGTCGGCGATTCCGCTCGGCGGCTACGTCAAGCTCTTCGGGGAGGATGAGGCCGAAGCCATCACGCCGGAGGACCGGCGAAGGTCCTTTGCACATCAAGGCTTGTGGGGGAAGGTGCTGATCGTGGCGGCGGGACCGGGCTTCAACTTTATCCTCGCCTATCTGATCTTTGCAGGCTGGTTGGCCACGGGCTCCCCGCTGTTTGTACCGACCTTTAAGGACTTGAGTGCCGACGTCGAAGCCATGGTCCCGGGATCACCGGCCGCCCAGGCGGGAATGCAGATCGGGGACCGGATCACCAAGGTCAATGGACGGGACATCTCCACTCGAACGGAGCTTTTTGACGCCGTCGCAAAGGGCAACGGACAAGCGCTCTCCCTTGAGATTTTGCGCGACGGGCAGGCCAAAACGATCAGCGTCGCTCCCACCAAGGCCCCACCCCAATCCTCGCAGACCGAAGAAGCAGTCTATTCGCTGGGCATTGAAGAGACGCCCGCGTTGGTGACCTCCGTCATGCACGGTTCCCCGGCCGCGCAGGCCGGGCTTCAGGCAGGTGATCGGGTGGTGAGCATCGACGGCCGACCGATCTACACCTGGTCTCAGATGACCGGGATGGTGAAGGATCACCCCAACCAATCGCTCCAGCTGGAGGTTCTGCGGGACAGCCGACGCATGCCGCTGACCGTGACGCCTTCGGCCGAGCAGACGACGGTGAACGGCCGGCAGGTGGAAGTCGGAAAGATCGGCATCTCCGGTCCGGGCCGTTCCGTCATGCGATCGAGCAACCCTCTGCTCTCCCTCTACGACGGCCTTCTGGCAACGTGGGGCTGGACGGAGCTAACCGCGGTCGGACTGTACAAGATGGTCATCGGGGACATTTCGAGCAAGAACATCGGCGGGCCGCTGACCATCGCCAACATTTCCGGCGAAGCCGCTTCGCAAGGTGTCTCGAGCGTCATCTTCCTCATCGCGATCCTCAGCATCAATCTGGGCGTGCTCAATCTCCTTCCCATCCCCATCTTGGACGGGGGACACTTGCTTTTCTTCCTCATAGAAGGCATTCTCCGGAAGCCGCTCGGCGAGCGCCAGCGCGAAGTGGCTCAACAAGTCGGGCTGGTGCTGCTCGTCGGCGTGATGATTTTTGCCTTCTGGAACGACCTCGAACGAATCTTCTTCTCCCACTGA
- a CDS encoding GspE/PulE family protein — protein MQSKSMPQNLQELQQKVEFAEHVKRITSQIHAASNLDQILLDFHKDILSLFDAEDLTLFAFDSEKKEIFSKVPHIDTVEEVRIPITEQSLAGFCAKYLRPVNIADAYNVAELQGIHPSLLHDTAYDKRTGFRTKQVLTYPIVADNKYLMGVLQLLNKKSGSRFTRKDEESVAEIAKALGIAFFNLRKVATKKTPTKFDLLVTNNRITQNELDQAIAESRKGLSDLEGILIEKYKVPKPDIGKSLAQFHKCPYIEYSERTIVDAELLKNLNVDYLKKNHWMPLKRDRTAIEILTDDPGDLDRVADIKRTFPGLNIRFAVSLRRDISQFLTSATGGADVGGRKLDENVSDILGELVTEAQTEAMEESSATGGLDENDSAIVRLANQIIADAYRQNASDIHIEPYGEKRETLVRFRVDGECFEYMKIPQSYRRAIVSRLKIMASMDIAERRKPQDGKIKFNLGGSKEIELRVATIPTAGYNEDVVMRILAASEPLPLDKMGFSDRNLKAIKDIAEKPYGIILCVGPTGSGKTTTLHSVLGYINTPDIKIWTAEDPVEITQYGLRQVQVQPKIDFTFAKAMRAFLRADPDVIMVGEMRDKETAEIGIEASLTGHLVMSTLHTNSAVETVTRLLDMGCDSFSFADAMLGVLAQRLARRVCKDCKEQYVGTKEEYDEIRLGYGPELWDKLGIPQDNTFRLTKGKGCENCNRSGFKGRVALHELLLGTDRMKRLIQTKSKTEEMVKAAIEDGMSTLLQDGIQKCLLGHTTFKEVKAVAIK, from the coding sequence ATGCAGTCGAAATCGATGCCTCAGAATCTTCAGGAGCTGCAGCAAAAAGTCGAGTTCGCAGAACACGTCAAACGGATCACCTCACAGATTCACGCCGCCAGCAATCTGGACCAAATTCTGCTCGATTTCCACAAAGACATCCTGAGTCTCTTCGATGCGGAAGATCTGACGCTCTTCGCTTTTGATTCAGAGAAGAAGGAAATCTTCTCCAAGGTCCCGCATATCGATACGGTCGAGGAAGTCCGCATTCCCATCACCGAACAAAGCCTGGCAGGATTCTGCGCGAAATATCTGCGACCCGTGAATATCGCCGACGCCTACAACGTCGCGGAACTTCAAGGCATTCATCCGTCCCTACTCCATGACACGGCCTACGACAAGCGCACGGGCTTCAGGACGAAACAGGTACTGACCTATCCGATCGTCGCCGACAACAAGTACCTCATGGGAGTACTGCAGCTACTCAACAAGAAAAGCGGCAGCCGCTTCACCAGGAAGGACGAAGAGTCGGTCGCCGAAATCGCCAAAGCGTTGGGCATCGCGTTCTTCAATTTGCGCAAGGTGGCGACGAAGAAAACTCCGACCAAGTTCGACCTCCTCGTCACAAACAACCGCATCACGCAGAACGAATTGGATCAGGCCATCGCCGAGTCTCGCAAAGGGCTCTCCGACTTGGAGGGCATCCTGATCGAAAAATACAAGGTTCCCAAGCCGGACATCGGCAAGTCGCTGGCCCAGTTCCATAAGTGTCCCTATATCGAATACAGCGAACGTACGATCGTGGACGCCGAATTGCTCAAGAATCTCAACGTCGACTATCTCAAAAAGAACCACTGGATGCCGCTGAAGCGCGATCGGACCGCCATCGAAATCCTGACGGACGATCCAGGCGATCTGGACCGCGTGGCGGACATCAAACGGACGTTTCCCGGACTCAATATCCGTTTTGCCGTCAGTCTTCGCCGCGATATCTCGCAGTTCTTGACCAGCGCGACCGGCGGAGCCGATGTCGGCGGCCGGAAACTGGACGAAAACGTCTCGGACATCCTCGGTGAACTCGTCACCGAAGCGCAAACCGAAGCGATGGAGGAATCCTCCGCCACCGGAGGACTCGATGAGAACGACAGCGCCATCGTCCGTCTCGCCAACCAGATTATCGCGGATGCCTACAGGCAGAATGCCTCCGATATTCACATCGAGCCCTACGGCGAGAAGCGGGAAACCCTCGTCCGGTTCAGAGTCGATGGGGAATGCTTCGAGTACATGAAGATTCCACAGAGCTACCGGCGCGCGATCGTCTCACGCCTGAAAATCATGGCGAGCATGGACATCGCCGAACGGAGAAAACCTCAGGACGGCAAGATCAAGTTCAACCTGGGCGGAAGCAAGGAAATTGAATTGCGCGTGGCGACAATTCCGACAGCCGGTTACAACGAGGACGTGGTCATGCGTATCCTCGCAGCCAGCGAACCGTTGCCGCTCGACAAGATGGGCTTTTCCGACCGGAATCTGAAGGCCATCAAGGATATCGCGGAGAAGCCCTATGGGATAATTCTGTGCGTCGGACCGACCGGTTCGGGCAAGACGACGACTCTCCACTCGGTGCTCGGCTACATCAACACGCCCGATATCAAGATCTGGACGGCGGAGGACCCGGTCGAAATCACTCAGTACGGGCTGCGCCAAGTTCAGGTCCAGCCGAAGATCGATTTTACCTTCGCCAAGGCCATGCGGGCGTTTCTCCGCGCGGACCCGGACGTGATCATGGTGGGAGAAATGCGAGATAAGGAGACGGCCGAGATCGGGATTGAAGCCTCGCTGACCGGCCACCTCGTCATGAGCACCTTGCACACTAACAGCGCTGTGGAAACGGTCACCCGTCTCCTCGACATGGGATGCGACTCCTTCAGTTTCGCCGACGCGATGCTGGGAGTGCTCGCTCAACGGCTGGCCCGTCGGGTGTGCAAGGACTGCAAGGAGCAGTATGTGGGCACCAAGGAGGAATACGACGAGATTCGCCTTGGTTATGGACCGGAGCTATGGGACAAGCTCGGCATCCCGCAGGACAATACGTTCCGCCTTACCAAAGGGAAGGGCTGCGAGAACTGCAACCGTTCGGGCTTCAAGGGACGCGTCGCCCTGCATGAGCTGCTGCTGGGGACCGACCGCATGAAGCGACTGATTCAAACCAAGTCCAAGACCGAGGAGATGGTCAAAGCCGCCATCGAAGACGGCATGAGCACGCTCCTGCAAGACGGCATTCAGAAATGCCTGCTCGGCCACACCACGTTCAAGGAAGTCAAGGCGGTCGCGATCAAGTAG
- a CDS encoding PilZ domain-containing protein, with protein MINQAEPTHPVKELRQTPRLRVPVPFACSFSRTGLARWRFGDRGGHGVVFDLSVRGARVMSPVSVKEGDELAISLRLPNHPTTMSLDATVRWHQEHVFGLEFGMIPQGAETRLRKYLARI; from the coding sequence ATGATAAACCAGGCCGAGCCGACTCATCCCGTCAAGGAACTGCGTCAGACACCGCGATTGCGAGTTCCTGTGCCGTTTGCCTGCTCCTTTTCCCGGACGGGCTTGGCGCGGTGGCGGTTCGGAGACCGGGGCGGTCACGGGGTCGTGTTCGACCTCTCGGTCAGGGGCGCCAGGGTCATGAGCCCGGTTTCCGTGAAGGAGGGAGATGAACTGGCGATATCCCTCAGGCTGCCCAATCATCCCACGACGATGAGCCTGGACGCCACCGTCAGGTGGCATCAGGAGCATGTATTCGGCCTCGAGTTCGGCATGATTCCACAGGGTGCTGAAACCCGCCTGCGCAAATACCTCGCCCGAATCTGA
- a CDS encoding phosphatidate cytidylyltransferase has protein sequence MVECRITSHDPPMPTVARRFDARRVYTVLVLAPLLYAAIRYFPPLAFTGLVFTVGSIALLEFYRLGLMPPGERPYVGIGLLGFAALLLAPHHGEFLVPTLLAVVIGTLSIPLVLRLPLDHVLRNSAATLLGILYLGMTLSFVIRTRLLDHGEWLVFFLLLVTWAGDTGAYYAGTIWGQHRLAPRISPKKSVEGLVGGLLAAVTAAYLARWWFLPMLSMIDCAVLALLLTAAGLGGDLAESAMKRSVGAKDSGGVLPGHGGMLDRLDSLLFTAPTFFYYVTVMTRSETLA, from the coding sequence ATGGTGGAGTGCCGCATTACGAGTCACGATCCGCCGATGCCGACGGTGGCGCGCCGATTCGACGCCCGCCGCGTCTATACGGTGCTGGTGCTGGCGCCGCTGCTTTATGCCGCGATCCGCTACTTCCCTCCCCTCGCGTTCACGGGACTCGTCTTCACGGTGGGTTCGATCGCCTTGCTGGAATTCTACCGGCTCGGCCTCATGCCCCCGGGTGAACGACCATATGTCGGAATCGGCCTCCTCGGATTCGCCGCCCTGCTCCTCGCGCCCCATCACGGTGAATTCCTGGTCCCGACTCTGCTCGCCGTGGTGATCGGAACACTGTCGATCCCCCTCGTCCTGCGACTTCCTCTGGATCACGTCTTGAGGAACAGCGCTGCGACTCTCTTGGGTATCTTGTATCTTGGCATGACGCTCAGCTTCGTGATCCGAACCAGATTGCTGGACCATGGCGAATGGCTCGTGTTTTTTCTCCTGCTCGTGACATGGGCCGGCGACACGGGAGCCTATTACGCGGGAACCATCTGGGGGCAGCATCGGCTGGCGCCACGAATCAGCCCAAAGAAGTCCGTCGAAGGTTTGGTGGGCGGGTTGCTCGCAGCCGTGACGGCCGCCTATCTGGCGCGCTGGTGGTTTTTGCCCATGCTGTCGATGATCGATTGCGCCGTACTCGCTCTGCTGCTGACCGCGGCGGGACTCGGGGGCGATCTGGCGGAATCGGCGATGAAGCGAAGCGTCGGCGCTAAGGATTCAGGCGGCGTTCTACCCGGTCATGGAGGCATGCTTGATCGCCTCGACAGTCTCTTGTTCACGGCCCCGACGTTCTTCTACTATGTGACGGTGATGACCCGCTCTGAGACTTTGGCGTGA
- a CDS encoding 1-deoxy-D-xylulose-5-phosphate reductoisomerase, with protein MKTIVILGSTGSIGTNTLDIVNRFPDQFRIAGLTAGNNDDMLDDQIRRYKPRVVALANEAAAARLRRRCVDVSVEILSGQDGLTQVAALPEAELVVSAIVGGAGLVPTLAAIRSGKHIALANKEPMVMAGQLMQEEARRHEVKIFPVDSEHSAIFQSLEGHRIEDVRRLILTASGGALWTLTKEQLQEVTPEQALQHPNWKMGAKITIDSATLMNKGLEVVEARWLFDISESRIDVLVHRESIIHSLVEYEDRSMIAQLGLPDMRTPISYAMRYPERLALDLPSLDLTEVGKLSFCKPDHDRFPCLRLGYESLRIGGTMPAAMNAANEIAVEAFLNGGIRFPAIADIIRQTMDAHQRREVDTIEAALEADRWAREKAESLAGSLAR; from the coding sequence ATGAAGACTATCGTGATCCTGGGATCCACCGGCTCAATCGGGACGAACACCCTCGATATCGTGAACCGATTTCCCGATCAGTTTCGGATCGCCGGTTTGACGGCGGGAAACAACGATGACATGTTGGACGACCAGATCCGCCGGTACAAACCGCGTGTCGTTGCTCTGGCCAACGAAGCGGCCGCAGCCCGGCTCCGCCGCCGCTGCGTCGATGTCTCCGTTGAAATTCTGTCCGGACAGGACGGCCTGACCCAGGTCGCAGCTCTCCCGGAGGCGGAGTTGGTCGTATCGGCCATCGTCGGCGGAGCCGGACTTGTCCCCACCTTGGCCGCCATTCGCAGCGGCAAGCACATCGCGTTGGCCAACAAGGAGCCGATGGTAATGGCCGGACAGTTGATGCAGGAGGAAGCCCGTCGTCATGAGGTCAAGATTTTTCCGGTCGACAGCGAACACAGCGCCATCTTCCAGTCGTTGGAAGGCCACCGGATCGAGGATGTCCGGCGCCTGATCCTGACCGCATCCGGTGGGGCGCTCTGGACGCTTACCAAGGAGCAATTGCAGGAGGTCACCCCTGAACAAGCGCTCCAACATCCCAACTGGAAAATGGGCGCCAAGATCACCATCGATTCTGCCACCCTGATGAACAAAGGTCTGGAAGTGGTCGAAGCCCGATGGCTGTTCGACATCTCGGAATCCCGCATCGACGTGCTGGTTCACCGGGAAAGCATCATCCACTCTCTGGTAGAATACGAGGATCGGTCGATGATCGCCCAACTCGGATTACCGGACATGCGGACCCCGATCTCCTATGCCATGCGCTACCCTGAACGTCTAGCACTTGATCTTCCATCGCTCGATCTCACGGAGGTGGGCAAGTTGTCGTTCTGCAAACCCGACCACGATCGTTTTCCCTGCCTCCGACTGGGCTACGAATCGCTGCGCATCGGCGGCACGATGCCGGCTGCGATGAATGCCGCCAACGAAATCGCGGTGGAAGCATTCTTGAACGGCGGCATCAGGTTCCCGGCGATCGCGGACATCATCAGACAGACCATGGATGCCCATCAGCGCCGCGAGGTCGATACGATCGAGGCCGCGCTGGAGGCTGACCGATGGGCCAGAGAAAAGGCCGAATCGCTCGCTGGATCATTGGCTCGATAA
- a CDS encoding RNA polymerase sigma factor, with the protein MNHDAETSARSRVEEIYRSDFRQVLATLIRLLNDFDLAEEGLHEAFAAAMEQWPRNGVPDNARAWLVSTARFKAIDAIRRRARFDASLVELTKELESRTGDPEEWDDEQIDDDRLRLIFTCCHPALSPEAQVAMTLREVCGLTTEEIAHAFLTKPATIAQRIVRAKAKIRDARIPYVVPTEHELPDRLDAVLRVLYLVFNEGYSASSGGVVTRHDLSGEAVRLARLLVALLPQPEAMGLLGLMLLQDSRRAARTSTTGELILLEDQDRSLWNREQITEGLSLVQRAFSHGEIGLYTIQAAIAAIHAQASSAAATDWDRIVRLYTLLSQAEPSPVIALNHAVAVAMRDGPSVGLKLIDAILENGDLATYHLAHAARADLCRRLGQTQEARASYQRALNLTQQEPERRFLERRLTELQD; encoded by the coding sequence ATGAACCACGATGCAGAAACCAGCGCGAGATCCCGAGTCGAGGAGATCTACCGATCGGACTTCCGGCAGGTCCTGGCGACCTTGATTCGCCTCCTCAACGATTTCGATCTTGCTGAGGAGGGACTCCACGAGGCCTTCGCCGCCGCCATGGAACAATGGCCCCGAAACGGAGTGCCGGACAACGCTCGGGCATGGCTGGTCTCGACTGCCCGTTTCAAAGCGATCGACGCCATACGGCGGCGCGCCCGCTTCGATGCCTCGTTGGTCGAACTGACCAAGGAATTGGAGTCACGCACCGGCGATCCGGAGGAGTGGGACGACGAACAGATCGACGATGACCGGTTGCGCCTGATTTTCACCTGTTGCCATCCTGCCCTCTCGCCCGAGGCGCAGGTCGCCATGACGCTTCGCGAAGTCTGCGGCTTGACGACCGAAGAGATTGCCCACGCGTTTTTGACGAAGCCGGCGACCATCGCGCAGCGCATCGTCCGGGCCAAGGCAAAGATCAGGGACGCACGCATCCCCTACGTCGTGCCGACCGAACATGAATTGCCCGATCGACTGGACGCGGTTCTCCGAGTGCTCTATCTCGTCTTCAATGAAGGATATTCTGCCTCCTCCGGCGGGGTGGTGACCCGCCACGACCTCTCGGGAGAAGCCGTGCGGCTCGCTCGGCTGCTGGTCGCGCTGCTGCCACAACCGGAAGCAATGGGGCTCCTGGGACTCATGCTGCTGCAGGACTCGCGGCGGGCCGCGCGGACCTCGACGACCGGCGAGTTGATTCTTCTGGAGGACCAAGATCGATCGTTGTGGAATCGCGAACAGATTACGGAGGGACTCTCGCTCGTACAACGGGCGTTCTCCCATGGGGAGATCGGCCTCTATACCATCCAGGCGGCAATTGCGGCGATTCATGCGCAGGCGTCGAGCGCCGCCGCCACTGACTGGGACCGGATCGTCCGGCTCTACACGCTCTTGTCACAGGCTGAACCCTCACCGGTCATCGCCCTCAACCATGCCGTTGCCGTCGCGATGCGTGACGGTCCCTCAGTCGGGCTTAAACTCATTGATGCGATCCTCGAGAATGGAGATCTGGCCACGTACCATTTAGCGCACGCGGCGCGAGCAGACTTGTGCCGGCGTCTGGGACAAACGCAAGAGGCTCGCGCGTCATACCAGCGCGCCCTGAACCTCACTCAGCAGGAGCCGGAGCGACGGTTTCTCGAGCGACGGCTGACTGAACTGCAGGACTGA
- a CDS encoding proline--tRNA ligase encodes MRTSQFLLPTLREDPGEAETVSHRLMLRSGLIRKVAAGIYTYLPLGLRIIRKVEEIIRQEMNRAGAQELLMPVASPAELWRETGRWDYYGKELLRFKDRHERDFCLAPTHEEVITDLFRREVRSYRQLPLNFYQIQTKFRDEIRPRFGLMRGREFIMKDAYSFDADEAGARTSYQKMYDAYYRIFTRCGLTFRAVEADTGLIGGTSSHEFMVLADTGEETVVYTETGTYAANVERAELLPPEDDSIEERRPLRPVHTPNCRTVEEVTKFLKIDPTRLVKTLLYTTGDQTVAVLVRGDHEANEIKIRRVLGVTEVELAGQAVVETLTGAPVGFAGPVGLKGLRVIADHAVKTARNAVVGGNQADTHYVDVNWDRDFQVEQFADLRNARAGDPSPRKDGVLKTTKGIEVGHVFMLGTKYSQSMKASFLDPNGKECLAVMGCYGIGVGRTAAAAVEQNHDDKGIIWPFPIAPFHVHLLPLGESSAVKDAASRLYSELEASGFEVLLDDRDERAGVKFNDADLIGAPYQLIVGEKGLASGTVEMKTRRTGEKLKLAPIDVSGTLMDLSRAF; translated from the coding sequence ATGCGGACATCCCAATTCCTCCTCCCTACCCTACGGGAAGACCCGGGCGAAGCTGAAACTGTCAGTCATCGGCTGATGCTCCGCTCGGGGCTCATCCGGAAGGTCGCTGCGGGCATCTATACGTATCTGCCTCTCGGACTGCGCATCATCCGCAAAGTCGAAGAGATCATCCGCCAAGAAATGAACCGCGCGGGCGCCCAGGAGCTGCTGATGCCCGTGGCCTCGCCTGCGGAGCTGTGGCGGGAGACCGGACGTTGGGACTACTACGGCAAAGAGTTGCTGCGGTTCAAGGACCGGCACGAGCGGGATTTCTGCCTGGCCCCGACGCACGAGGAGGTCATCACCGACCTGTTCAGACGGGAAGTGCGATCCTATCGCCAACTGCCGTTGAACTTCTATCAGATCCAAACCAAGTTCCGGGACGAAATCCGTCCGCGGTTCGGTCTGATGCGAGGCCGGGAATTCATCATGAAGGACGCCTATAGCTTCGACGCCGACGAGGCCGGGGCGCGCACGAGCTATCAGAAAATGTACGACGCCTATTACCGCATCTTCACGCGATGCGGACTGACCTTCCGAGCCGTGGAGGCGGACACCGGCTTGATCGGCGGCACATCCTCTCACGAGTTCATGGTCCTGGCCGACACCGGAGAGGAAACTGTCGTCTACACCGAAACAGGCACCTATGCGGCCAACGTGGAACGCGCCGAGCTCTTGCCGCCAGAAGACGACAGCATCGAGGAGCGCCGACCGTTGCGGCCCGTGCACACGCCGAATTGCCGGACCGTCGAAGAAGTGACGAAATTCCTGAAGATCGACCCGACTCGTTTGGTCAAAACTCTGCTGTACACGACGGGGGACCAGACGGTCGCCGTGCTGGTCCGAGGGGATCACGAGGCCAACGAGATCAAGATACGGCGGGTCCTGGGTGTGACCGAAGTTGAACTGGCCGGCCAAGCCGTGGTCGAAACACTCACCGGCGCCCCGGTCGGATTCGCGGGCCCCGTCGGACTCAAAGGCCTGCGGGTGATCGCCGATCACGCCGTCAAGACCGCCCGAAACGCAGTCGTGGGCGGGAACCAGGCGGACACGCATTACGTGGACGTGAATTGGGACCGAGATTTCCAGGTCGAACAGTTCGCCGATTTGAGGAACGCCAGAGCCGGCGATCCATCACCGCGCAAGGACGGCGTCCTCAAGACCACCAAAGGCATCGAAGTGGGACACGTGTTCATGCTGGGGACCAAGTACAGCCAGTCGATGAAGGCCTCGTTCCTGGACCCGAATGGAAAGGAATGTCTTGCCGTCATGGGCTGCTACGGGATCGGGGTCGGTCGAACGGCGGCGGCGGCGGTCGAGCAAAACCATGACGACAAGGGCATCATCTGGCCTTTCCCCATTGCGCCGTTCCACGTGCATCTTCTGCCCTTGGGCGAATCTTCCGCCGTGAAAGACGCCGCCTCTCGGCTCTATTCGGAGCTGGAGGCGTCCGGATTTGAAGTCCTCTTGGACGATCGCGACGAGCGCGCCGGAGTGAAATTCAATGACGCCGATCTGATCGGCGCTCCCTATCAACTCATCGTGGGTGAGAAGGGATTGGCGAGCGGCACCGTGGAAATGAAGACCCGACGAACCGGCGAAAAACTCAAGCTGGCTCCGATCGATGTGTCCGGCACGTTGATGGATCTCTCCCGCGCGTTTTGA
- a CDS encoding PilZ domain-containing protein yields the protein MSDQRDERDEFRLSGINRFRRHPRVRITTPFACALSSLKPRHWLRRPTVNPGVVYDLSLRGARVSTRAVMRPGDEVAISLRLPKQIRSADISLATVRWTKDQFVGLAFTRLSASCYGRLKKYVAIASRAVPV from the coding sequence ATGAGCGATCAGAGGGATGAGCGAGACGAATTTCGACTGTCCGGGATCAACCGGTTCCGGCGTCATCCACGGGTGAGAATCACGACGCCGTTCGCCTGCGCGCTGTCATCGCTGAAGCCGCGTCATTGGTTGCGGAGGCCGACGGTGAATCCTGGAGTGGTCTACGATCTGTCGTTGAGAGGGGCGCGGGTCAGCACGCGCGCGGTCATGAGGCCGGGCGACGAAGTGGCGATCAGCCTCCGCTTGCCCAAACAGATCCGCTCCGCCGACATCTCCCTGGCAACCGTCCGCTGGACCAAAGATCAGTTTGTCGGGTTGGCGTTTACCAGGCTGTCGGCATCATGTTACGGCCGGCTGAAAAAGTACGTGGCGATCGCCTCCAGAGCCGTCCCGGTGTAA